A window of Myxococcus xanthus contains these coding sequences:
- a CDS encoding c-type cytochrome: protein MNRLILLSLLLLPGLASSATDEGKLAFEKACARCHVVTAQGQKKTKAAAKAPNSRRRGPSVDLGPVVPMRTPDQLRAWLAGPNQIKPKTGCDTRLLPDGDRELLLSYLALSLHPTPPTREEQLRLQLKQDLAARQAQKQRQADEPSRRSQGKK, encoded by the coding sequence ATGAACCGACTCATCCTGTTGTCCCTCCTGCTCCTGCCGGGACTGGCCAGCAGCGCCACGGATGAAGGCAAGCTCGCCTTCGAGAAGGCCTGCGCCCGCTGTCACGTCGTCACCGCGCAAGGACAGAAGAAAACAAAGGCCGCGGCCAAGGCCCCGAACTCCCGCAGGCGCGGGCCGAGCGTCGACCTGGGCCCCGTGGTCCCGATGCGCACGCCCGACCAACTGCGCGCATGGCTGGCAGGCCCCAACCAGATCAAACCCAAGACGGGTTGCGATACGCGCCTGCTACCCGATGGCGACAGGGAGCTGCTCCTCAGCTACCTGGCGCTCAGCCTCCACCCCACACCTCCTACGCGCGAGGAGCAGCTTCGCCTGCAGCTCAAGCAGGACCTCGCAGCGCGCCAGGCGCAGAAGCAGCGCCAGGCGGATGAACCGTCCCGCCGTTCGCAGGGGAAGAAGTGA
- a CDS encoding DUF4114 domain-containing protein has product MRTLIQTLAAVTLLTAPLASAQTTPESAPAQLCENQLDQNKQPEFSEENLEIESSTVLITEESPARLQLNTNRTALNVENIYFPFDQNVTISYVYESAGASHALGYMYMDDLRVRGYVDSNGNLVDSNNNGIFDLHEDLFNLAPRSGDKARPYIGESRRCTRNFVSDGETYNQPELAMNSECRNTFDENHREIADARPGYTFEYNITDVVGAFANDRDNPGGAFSDRGLFPHIPNLLEPPSDRNGNLGLGRMVFLLADDDDGRSTYGNLSPVPDTGDYPDGIPDYDVSHYDPRGLPRANNPDRGISPYDRTVDLGMIEGGKEVIFFVVVFYSSRNHGPNEGYVYPCLKQDPDGRCALHLRTSINVFFSKAAWNMDQNPEGGTIVAERNIGCQYLEGCNRDNPASTPDQACRVQGTNEYLCGWLDGPIEEQNTTLYRLANDELYGRLVMPMERVTIPRPGGVRNPMPHVIVGAPTTDPFRWILGFEDIPGGGDRDFNDVVFVVNKQNGGSTRSATVSGDLSPDIANDFVITKVRFKRQDDFAPAPRTCAGGAPCFSEDVPGACTPEDGPEPTIAYSLAVDCRVCRPHPDTGQMECVANPNSPTWFPVHFPDTSPPTQEVELDIMAMGFTGSQLCWKVDITSPNEQCRPIIDDVEVGYQAIRAGSYSRASPSALANVIVWGVNETPGSAWGRGGAWPGSGMPAPGIRAYDGQKDFTLRGRLYFRSLYDPEEPSVTRAVQRWDAGRVMALSFGTNGHRDDPLQRKLYTMGASGGRSTITDEMSDTSSNSLLFPDALCDEERNGRYLYDLNNDGKCGTPSSESDEKRITGVTNDRNFLREWLYGWEDRHAPGTRDDRRPWALGGINMSTVAISLPPYLDTWANNARASERDLYRRNFLEPLADRPTVAFVGTMNGYLHAFDAGEFRNSTHDPCNSKTQARGYFETTTCNQNQINSRDYGSGQERFAYLPRMLLSQYRNLYVRFNGSGALSRPSMDASPSIANVDFGIPNTAAWTRSTTASKTQGAKTVLVSGSGKNSPAVIALDITHPDDAWYPLPLWEFDLRSSNIEHAFSTAKVTTPEVQLPDNSGTNHAPSIGRLVWGSEAEGKWTAVVGTSQVPSSPGRAGALYLIDMKTGQPLNYGSSPAGAMAGIITLDTGSGIAAETALVDLDRDGNYDVMYVPTTAGNVYRVNLDQVNPNAPLGQKVKVCKIASAPVTLSDHDDAAKGQDPVYQQIHSNLGVRIVRNSGSPVVRFYFGTGDNPDEFSDGPENKNAYRYHLLGYEDTDPSGTRACALLDPLWVQQLDPGQAVWGGVTLADDKVYATTAVGAAADVCNLSQDESGRFYESGLLPDGNSAPAMTSASLGGHGVSAPVVHDNHLFIPTATGEVKVQGSGKWGNGNANGGAARSKVLIYAPSPDGRMPQ; this is encoded by the coding sequence ATGCGCACCCTCATCCAGACACTGGCCGCCGTCACCTTGTTGACCGCGCCGTTGGCCTCCGCCCAGACCACGCCGGAGTCGGCACCGGCCCAGTTGTGCGAAAACCAGCTCGACCAGAACAAGCAGCCCGAATTCAGTGAAGAGAACCTGGAGATCGAGTCATCGACCGTCCTCATCACCGAGGAATCACCGGCCCGGCTCCAGCTCAACACGAACCGCACGGCACTGAACGTCGAGAACATCTACTTCCCGTTCGATCAGAACGTCACCATCAGCTACGTGTACGAATCGGCAGGCGCCTCGCATGCGCTCGGCTACATGTACATGGATGACCTCCGCGTCAGGGGCTATGTCGACAGCAACGGCAACCTCGTCGACAGCAACAACAACGGCATCTTCGACCTGCACGAGGACCTGTTCAACCTCGCGCCCCGGAGCGGCGACAAGGCCCGCCCCTACATTGGCGAGAGTCGGCGCTGCACGCGGAACTTCGTCTCGGACGGAGAGACGTACAACCAGCCCGAACTGGCGATGAACTCCGAGTGCCGCAACACCTTCGACGAGAACCACCGCGAGATCGCGGACGCCCGCCCGGGTTACACCTTCGAGTACAACATCACGGACGTGGTAGGGGCTTTCGCCAACGACCGCGACAACCCCGGCGGGGCCTTTTCAGATAGAGGGCTCTTTCCCCATATCCCCAACCTCCTGGAGCCTCCTTCGGACCGCAATGGAAACCTGGGCCTGGGGCGAATGGTCTTCCTGCTCGCCGACGATGACGACGGCCGCTCCACCTACGGAAACCTGTCGCCGGTCCCAGACACCGGCGACTACCCCGACGGTATCCCTGACTACGACGTCTCCCATTACGACCCGCGGGGGCTACCACGCGCCAACAACCCGGACCGAGGAATCTCCCCCTACGACCGGACCGTGGACCTGGGGATGATCGAGGGCGGGAAGGAAGTCATCTTCTTCGTCGTCGTGTTCTATTCAAGCCGCAATCACGGCCCCAACGAAGGCTACGTCTATCCATGTCTGAAGCAGGACCCGGATGGCCGCTGCGCCCTGCACCTGCGCACGTCCATCAACGTCTTCTTCTCCAAAGCGGCGTGGAACATGGACCAGAACCCCGAGGGCGGCACTATCGTTGCCGAGCGCAACATCGGGTGCCAATACCTGGAAGGCTGCAACCGGGACAATCCCGCCAGCACGCCTGACCAGGCGTGCCGGGTCCAAGGCACCAACGAATATCTCTGTGGCTGGCTGGACGGCCCCATCGAGGAGCAGAACACCACGCTCTATCGCCTCGCGAACGACGAGCTCTACGGTCGGCTCGTGATGCCCATGGAGCGGGTGACGATTCCCAGGCCCGGCGGCGTGCGCAACCCCATGCCGCACGTCATCGTGGGCGCGCCCACCACGGACCCCTTCCGCTGGATTCTGGGCTTCGAAGACATCCCTGGCGGCGGCGACCGCGACTTCAACGACGTGGTGTTCGTGGTCAACAAGCAGAACGGCGGCAGCACCCGCTCCGCCACCGTGTCGGGAGACCTCTCCCCGGACATCGCCAACGACTTCGTCATCACCAAGGTGCGCTTCAAGCGGCAGGACGACTTCGCGCCGGCGCCTCGCACCTGCGCCGGCGGAGCCCCCTGCTTCAGTGAGGACGTCCCGGGGGCGTGCACGCCGGAGGACGGGCCCGAGCCCACCATCGCCTATTCGCTGGCGGTGGATTGCCGCGTCTGCCGTCCCCACCCGGACACCGGGCAGATGGAGTGCGTGGCCAATCCGAATTCACCGACGTGGTTCCCGGTCCACTTCCCCGACACGTCGCCGCCCACGCAGGAGGTGGAGCTGGACATCATGGCCATGGGCTTCACCGGCTCCCAGCTCTGCTGGAAGGTGGACATCACCAGTCCCAACGAGCAGTGCCGCCCCATCATCGACGACGTCGAAGTGGGCTATCAGGCCATCCGCGCCGGCAGCTACTCGCGAGCCTCACCGTCCGCGCTGGCCAACGTCATCGTCTGGGGTGTGAACGAGACGCCGGGCAGCGCCTGGGGCCGGGGTGGGGCATGGCCGGGCTCCGGCATGCCCGCGCCAGGCATCCGCGCCTATGACGGACAGAAGGACTTCACCCTCCGCGGCCGGCTCTACTTCCGCTCGCTCTATGACCCGGAGGAGCCGAGCGTCACCCGGGCCGTTCAGCGGTGGGACGCGGGCAGAGTGATGGCCCTGTCCTTCGGCACCAACGGACATCGCGACGACCCGCTCCAGCGCAAGCTCTACACGATGGGCGCGTCGGGTGGACGCAGCACCATCACCGACGAGATGTCGGACACCAGCAGTAACAGCCTGCTCTTCCCGGACGCGCTCTGCGACGAGGAGCGGAATGGCCGGTACCTCTACGACCTCAACAATGACGGGAAGTGCGGCACGCCCTCCAGCGAGTCCGATGAGAAGCGCATCACGGGCGTCACCAACGACCGCAACTTCCTGCGTGAGTGGCTGTATGGCTGGGAGGACCGCCACGCCCCAGGCACCCGTGACGACCGTCGGCCGTGGGCGCTGGGTGGCATCAACATGTCCACGGTCGCCATCAGCCTGCCGCCGTACCTCGACACCTGGGCCAACAATGCCCGCGCGAGCGAGCGCGACCTGTATCGCCGCAACTTCCTGGAGCCGCTGGCGGACCGGCCGACCGTGGCCTTCGTGGGCACCATGAATGGATACCTGCACGCCTTCGACGCGGGCGAATTCCGCAACTCCACGCATGACCCGTGCAACAGCAAAACCCAGGCACGCGGCTACTTCGAGACGACGACCTGCAATCAAAACCAGATCAACAGCCGCGACTACGGCTCCGGCCAGGAGCGCTTCGCCTATCTGCCGCGAATGCTGCTGAGCCAGTATCGCAACCTCTACGTGCGCTTCAACGGCTCGGGTGCCCTGTCCAGACCCTCCATGGACGCCTCCCCCAGCATCGCCAACGTGGACTTCGGCATCCCCAACACGGCCGCGTGGACTCGCTCGACCACCGCATCGAAGACGCAGGGCGCCAAGACGGTCCTCGTCAGCGGGTCGGGCAAGAACAGCCCCGCCGTCATCGCGTTGGACATCACCCATCCCGATGACGCGTGGTACCCGCTCCCGCTGTGGGAGTTCGACCTGCGGTCCTCGAACATCGAGCACGCCTTCTCCACGGCCAAGGTGACGACCCCGGAGGTGCAGTTGCCAGACAACTCCGGCACGAATCACGCACCCTCCATTGGCCGCTTGGTGTGGGGCTCGGAGGCGGAGGGCAAGTGGACGGCCGTCGTGGGCACCAGCCAGGTGCCTTCGTCGCCGGGCCGCGCTGGCGCCCTCTATCTCATCGACATGAAGACGGGGCAGCCGCTCAACTACGGAAGCTCACCGGCTGGCGCCATGGCAGGCATCATCACCTTGGACACGGGCTCTGGCATCGCCGCGGAGACCGCGCTGGTGGACCTGGACCGAGACGGCAACTACGACGTCATGTACGTGCCGACCACCGCGGGCAACGTCTACCGCGTCAACCTGGACCAGGTGAACCCGAACGCGCCCCTGGGACAGAAGGTGAAGGTCTGCAAGATCGCCAGCGCGCCCGTCACGCTGTCGGACCATGACGACGCGGCCAAGGGACAGGACCCCGTCTACCAGCAGATTCACTCCAACCTGGGCGTGAGAATCGTCCGGAACTCTGGCAGCCCCGTGGTTCGCTTCTACTTCGGCACGGGTGACAACCCAGACGAGTTCTCCGACGGCCCCGAAAACAAGAACGCCTATCGCTACCACCTGCTGGGCTACGAGGACACGGACCCCTCCGGCACCCGCGCGTGCGCGCTGCTGGACCCGCTCTGGGTCCAGCAACTGGACCCGGGGCAGGCGGTGTGGGGCGGCGTGACGCTCGCGGACGACAAGGTCTACGCGACCACGGCCGTCGGAGCCGCAGCGGACGTCTGCAACCTGAGCCAGGACGAGAGCGGCCGGTTCTACGAGTCCGGCCTGCTTCCGGATGGCAACAGCGCCCCCGCGATGACCAGCGCTTCGCTCGGTGGCCACGGCGTGAGCGCACCTGTGGTGCATGACAATCACTTGTTCATCCCCACGGCCACGGGAGAGGTCAAGGTGCAGGGCAGCGGGAAGTGGGGCAACGGCAATGCGAACGGCGGCGCGGCCCGCTCGAAGGTCCTTATCTACGCCCCCAGCCCGGACGGGAGGATGCCGCAGTGA
- a CDS encoding type IV pilus modification PilV family protein, which produces MTALKRRQHRGITLLEVLATMAILLMGVGAAMLVVTQTSYSNRRSLSATQAQLIAEQAMENITLLGCSVQPPCGNLEGLDESYVLFQTSAGALSNVRPADPTVIAREYQVVVDVDVPSILSTIEPGSLVPEELQRDLVPGVPDTAGNIANVRVVVSWQEQERSDRQVVVLQTRMAP; this is translated from the coding sequence GTGACAGCGCTGAAGAGGCGCCAGCACCGGGGCATCACGCTCCTGGAGGTGCTGGCCACCATGGCCATCCTGCTGATGGGCGTCGGAGCGGCGATGCTGGTCGTGACCCAGACCAGCTACTCCAACCGCCGCAGTCTCAGCGCCACCCAGGCGCAACTCATCGCCGAGCAGGCGATGGAGAACATCACGCTGCTGGGCTGCTCGGTGCAGCCCCCGTGCGGCAACCTGGAAGGACTGGATGAGAGCTACGTCCTCTTCCAGACGAGCGCGGGCGCGCTGAGCAACGTGCGTCCCGCCGACCCGACCGTCATCGCGCGTGAGTACCAGGTCGTCGTGGACGTGGACGTCCCCTCCATCCTCAGCACTATCGAGCCGGGCTCCCTGGTTCCGGAGGAACTGCAGCGGGACCTCGTCCCGGGTGTGCCAGACACCGCGGGGAACATCGCCAACGTACGCGTCGTCGTGAGCTGGCAGGAGCAGGAGCGCAGCGACCGGCAGGTGGTGGTGCTCCAGACGAGGATGGCGCCGTGA
- a CDS encoding prepilin-type N-terminal cleavage/methylation domain-containing protein gives MKTTLTRHRRRSLHGFTLLEVMIATAIGLIVLGAGLVAAMQMQRRALFEEQTMLAQVTGRTVKELIAADLQRAGSGMGNAPIVFSDTRTHPAIQMWTEPDLSMPDLTRPFPEDPAFSLPPAGHLEEEVSDVLRIHWGDTRGMVTLSPCAGTNVRADTRTFCTVENPSPRLQPTTAPTTPALLVNPARNLACHVEVTNVDAAGRRINVVPGTGIETTTTDRCGDFASEPNFWNTEPDRESWRIMPAQSATYRVNWASGTPTLEYLGPGAANWVVLSRDVERLSVRLGVAAIAQPFGGMRWFPDVANGRPNGLDACTITTCPIEQHPNELVAPATDEELRQRLFQRVREVEVTLVVRTPRQDREAFDPDQPIGVDRERFPIDGFKRRTFTFRVMLRNFAAGGLQPLLTEN, from the coding sequence GTGAAGACGACTTTGACGCGCCATCGCCGCCGGTCGCTCCATGGCTTCACGCTGCTCGAGGTGATGATTGCCACTGCCATTGGCCTCATCGTGTTGGGAGCGGGACTGGTCGCGGCCATGCAGATGCAGCGGCGTGCCCTCTTCGAAGAACAGACGATGCTGGCGCAGGTCACCGGGCGCACGGTGAAGGAGTTGATTGCCGCCGACCTGCAGCGGGCCGGCTCAGGCATGGGGAATGCCCCCATCGTCTTCAGTGACACGCGCACCCATCCAGCCATCCAGATGTGGACGGAGCCCGACCTGTCCATGCCGGACTTGACGCGTCCCTTCCCCGAGGACCCCGCCTTCTCGCTGCCGCCCGCGGGGCACCTTGAAGAAGAAGTGTCGGACGTCCTGCGGATTCACTGGGGGGACACGCGAGGCATGGTGACGCTGAGTCCCTGCGCTGGAACCAACGTGCGCGCAGACACACGGACGTTCTGCACGGTTGAGAATCCCTCGCCCAGGCTCCAGCCCACCACCGCGCCGACGACTCCGGCCCTGCTCGTGAATCCCGCCAGGAATCTGGCCTGCCATGTTGAAGTCACCAACGTGGACGCCGCGGGGCGGCGAATCAACGTCGTTCCGGGCACTGGCATCGAGACCACGACGACAGACCGCTGTGGTGACTTCGCCTCGGAGCCGAACTTCTGGAACACCGAGCCCGACCGGGAATCCTGGCGCATCATGCCGGCCCAGAGCGCGACCTACCGCGTGAACTGGGCCAGTGGAACACCGACGCTGGAGTACCTGGGGCCGGGCGCGGCGAACTGGGTGGTCCTGAGCCGGGATGTCGAACGTCTCTCGGTGCGGCTGGGGGTCGCGGCCATCGCACAGCCATTCGGAGGCATGCGCTGGTTCCCGGATGTGGCCAACGGGCGACCGAACGGGCTGGATGCCTGCACCATCACCACCTGCCCCATTGAACAGCACCCCAATGAACTTGTCGCGCCCGCGACGGACGAGGAGCTGCGCCAGCGGCTGTTCCAGCGCGTCCGCGAGGTGGAGGTCACCCTGGTCGTCCGCACGCCACGGCAGGACCGTGAAGCCTTTGACCCGGACCAGCCCATTGGTGTGGATCGGGAGCGGTTCCCGATTGATGGCTTCAAGCGGCGCACCTTCACGTTCCGGGTGATGCTCCGGAACTTCGCGGCGGGTGGACTTCAGCCCCTCCTGACGGAAAATTGA
- a CDS encoding pilus assembly FimT family protein, whose product MRHTRGITLLEMMVTVAIASILLAAALMGIQTPVNRQRENEATRELWASTLRARQRAISTNQPVRIVVEENVPRGDGTSRTVARWEQLRCDNEWDNAGCPANGCENTTCRTNPACCSEVGQDIVIPVSMNAFAIHGLCYMPGSGRPVRPGDLTCMRDFLDDLPALDAAAPGNLRFDFTSGRPRSLIQVEPRTGLANVMDCNPHASTQNQAIECVN is encoded by the coding sequence ATGAGGCACACACGCGGAATCACATTGCTGGAGATGATGGTCACGGTGGCCATCGCCTCCATCCTGCTCGCCGCGGCGCTGATGGGCATCCAGACGCCCGTCAACCGTCAACGCGAGAATGAGGCCACGCGCGAGCTGTGGGCCTCCACGCTCCGTGCCCGGCAGCGCGCCATCTCCACCAACCAGCCCGTGCGCATCGTCGTGGAGGAGAACGTCCCTCGCGGTGATGGAACCTCGCGCACGGTGGCCCGGTGGGAACAGCTCCGGTGCGACAATGAATGGGACAACGCGGGCTGCCCCGCGAACGGCTGTGAGAACACCACCTGCCGCACCAACCCAGCCTGCTGCAGCGAGGTGGGTCAGGACATCGTCATTCCCGTCTCCATGAACGCGTTCGCGATTCACGGGCTCTGCTACATGCCCGGCTCCGGCCGCCCCGTGCGCCCCGGCGACCTGACCTGCATGCGGGACTTTCTCGATGACCTGCCCGCGCTGGACGCCGCGGCCCCGGGCAACCTCCGCTTCGACTTCACGTCGGGCCGGCCGCGCAGCCTCATCCAGGTGGAGCCACGGACGGGCCTCGCCAATGTGATGGACTGCAACCCTCACGCATCGACCCAGAACCAGGCCATCGAGTGCGTGAACTGA
- the ileS gene encoding isoleucine--tRNA ligase, whose amino-acid sequence MSDTPPKDKDFKDSVNLPRTDFPMKGNLAQLEPRMLGWWAERGIWGKILEQNADAEPFVLPDGPPYANGHLHAGHALNKVLKDIVVKYRNMSGRRCDFIPGWDTHGLPIEQAVEKRLKDKKIDKRTLARDAFLEACRAYALEFVDIQKAEFQRLGVFGSWEQPYKTLDFTYEAQEIRELATFAKRGMLYRRKKPVYWCLYDQTALAEAEVEYENHTSPSVYVAFQAGAELAERVPSLKGKDVAFVIWTTTPWTLPSNLAVSVNPEFEYVFYQLGTRVICVARELLPKVLAEVKADELAVKHVELPGGEVSAAALVDPSRILAYARGEELEHLTYQHPFYERRGRVILGEHVTLDAGTGLVHTAPGHGQEDYEVGLKYGLDIYNPVRPDGRYDDTVGPALEGRRVFEANPVVIQLLVEKGALLNGATDTVAHTYPHCWRCRNPVILSATYQWFIPMDAPFHGTQTFRQVVLEQVDKVQWVPSWGHSRIRGMLETRPDWTISRQRTWGVPICIAYCEGCEEAVVSPELMERVAAAVEKEGVGVWYRTPVKEFLGADFQCPRCGKGEFRRETDILDVWFDSACMFSAVLEKRQRIPADLFLEGSDQHRGWFHSSMLVAVGTRDMSPYKACLTHGFVVDGQGEKMSKSRGNVVAPDKVIQQYGAEVLRLWVAASDYRNDVRLSDQILKGLSEGYRKIRNTVRYALSNLYDFDPAKHAVPEVELLPLDRWALGRLAEVVARVRKAYEDYEFHLVYATVVDFVAGDLSAVYFDILKDRLYTWRADGQPRRGAQTVLYEVASVLLRLLAPVMSFTAEEAWQTLPGKPAESVFLGGFPVVSAKLDPALAERYAKLFAVRGAVQGVLEAARRDKRIGSSLEARVVLTAEGAARDFLQAHLAELPGLFITSQVELADVKGDAAQTLEVAQAFGEGVRVTAEVLPAHGEKCPRCWTYSEAVGQGGDVCLKCREALAA is encoded by the coding sequence ATGAGCGACACACCCCCGAAGGACAAGGACTTCAAGGACTCGGTCAACCTGCCGCGCACGGATTTCCCCATGAAGGGAAACCTGGCGCAGCTCGAGCCGCGCATGCTCGGCTGGTGGGCGGAGCGGGGGATTTGGGGGAAGATTCTGGAGCAGAACGCGGACGCGGAGCCCTTCGTCCTGCCCGACGGTCCGCCCTACGCCAACGGCCACCTGCACGCGGGCCACGCGCTCAACAAGGTCCTCAAGGACATCGTGGTGAAGTACCGGAACATGTCCGGCCGCCGGTGTGACTTCATCCCCGGCTGGGACACGCATGGGCTTCCGATTGAGCAGGCCGTCGAGAAGCGGCTGAAGGACAAGAAAATCGATAAGCGCACGCTGGCTCGCGACGCCTTCTTGGAGGCGTGCCGCGCCTATGCGCTGGAGTTCGTCGACATCCAGAAGGCGGAGTTCCAGCGCCTGGGCGTGTTCGGCTCGTGGGAGCAGCCGTACAAGACGCTCGACTTCACCTACGAGGCCCAGGAGATTCGCGAGCTGGCCACGTTCGCGAAGCGGGGCATGCTCTACCGCCGCAAGAAGCCCGTGTACTGGTGTCTGTACGACCAGACAGCGCTGGCGGAAGCGGAGGTGGAGTACGAGAACCACACCTCGCCCTCCGTGTACGTGGCCTTCCAGGCCGGGGCGGAGCTGGCCGAGCGCGTGCCTTCGCTGAAGGGCAAGGACGTGGCCTTCGTCATCTGGACGACCACGCCGTGGACGCTGCCGTCCAACCTGGCCGTCTCCGTCAATCCGGAGTTCGAGTACGTCTTCTACCAGCTCGGCACGCGCGTCATCTGCGTCGCACGGGAGCTCTTGCCCAAGGTGCTGGCGGAGGTGAAGGCGGACGAGCTGGCGGTGAAGCACGTGGAGCTGCCCGGCGGTGAAGTCTCCGCGGCGGCGTTGGTGGACCCGTCGCGCATCCTCGCGTACGCGCGCGGCGAGGAGCTGGAGCACCTGACGTACCAGCACCCGTTCTACGAGCGCCGGGGCCGCGTCATCCTGGGCGAGCACGTGACGCTGGATGCCGGTACGGGCCTGGTGCACACCGCGCCGGGGCACGGCCAGGAGGACTACGAGGTCGGCCTGAAGTACGGGTTGGACATCTACAATCCCGTGCGTCCGGACGGCCGCTACGACGACACGGTGGGGCCGGCGCTGGAAGGCCGGCGTGTGTTCGAGGCGAACCCCGTCGTCATCCAGTTGCTGGTGGAGAAGGGCGCGCTGCTCAACGGCGCCACGGACACGGTGGCGCACACGTATCCGCACTGCTGGCGCTGCCGCAATCCGGTCATCCTGAGCGCGACGTACCAGTGGTTCATCCCCATGGACGCGCCCTTCCATGGGACGCAGACGTTCCGGCAGGTGGTGCTGGAGCAGGTGGACAAGGTGCAGTGGGTGCCCTCGTGGGGGCACAGCCGAATCCGCGGCATGCTGGAGACGCGGCCGGACTGGACCATCAGCCGCCAGCGGACGTGGGGCGTGCCCATCTGCATCGCCTACTGCGAGGGCTGCGAGGAAGCCGTGGTGTCGCCGGAGTTGATGGAGCGGGTGGCGGCGGCGGTGGAGAAAGAGGGCGTGGGCGTGTGGTACCGCACGCCGGTGAAGGAGTTCCTGGGCGCGGATTTCCAATGCCCGCGCTGCGGCAAGGGGGAGTTCCGCCGCGAGACGGACATCCTCGACGTGTGGTTCGACTCGGCGTGCATGTTCTCCGCGGTGCTGGAGAAGCGGCAGCGGATTCCGGCGGACCTCTTCCTGGAGGGCAGTGACCAGCATCGCGGCTGGTTCCATTCGTCCATGCTGGTGGCGGTGGGCACGCGCGACATGTCGCCGTACAAGGCCTGCCTCACGCACGGCTTCGTGGTGGATGGCCAGGGCGAGAAGATGTCCAAGAGCCGCGGCAACGTGGTGGCGCCGGACAAGGTCATCCAGCAGTACGGCGCGGAGGTGCTGCGCCTGTGGGTGGCGGCCAGCGACTACCGCAATGACGTGCGCCTGTCGGACCAGATTCTGAAGGGCCTGTCGGAAGGCTACCGGAAGATTCGCAACACCGTCCGCTACGCGCTGAGCAACCTCTACGACTTCGACCCGGCGAAGCACGCGGTGCCGGAGGTGGAGCTGCTGCCGTTGGACCGCTGGGCGTTGGGGCGGCTGGCGGAGGTGGTGGCGCGGGTGCGCAAGGCGTACGAGGACTACGAGTTCCACCTCGTCTACGCGACGGTGGTGGACTTCGTCGCCGGCGACTTGTCGGCGGTGTACTTCGACATCCTCAAGGACCGGCTCTACACGTGGCGCGCGGACGGGCAGCCCCGGCGCGGCGCGCAGACGGTGCTGTACGAGGTGGCCTCGGTGCTGCTGCGCCTCCTGGCGCCGGTGATGAGCTTCACGGCGGAGGAGGCGTGGCAGACGCTGCCGGGCAAGCCGGCGGAGAGCGTCTTCCTGGGCGGCTTTCCGGTGGTGTCCGCGAAGTTGGACCCGGCGTTGGCCGAGCGCTACGCGAAGCTCTTCGCGGTGCGCGGCGCGGTGCAGGGCGTGCTGGAGGCGGCGCGGCGGGACAAACGCATCGGCTCATCGCTGGAGGCGCGGGTGGTGCTGACGGCAGAGGGCGCGGCGCGCGACTTCCTCCAGGCGCACCTGGCCGAGCTGCCGGGCCTCTTCATCACCAGCCAGGTGGAGCTGGCGGACGTGAAGGGTGACGCGGCGCAGACGTTGGAAGTGGCGCAGGCCTTCGGCGAAGGCGTCCGCGTCACGGCCGAGGTGCTCCCAGCGCACGGCGAGAAGTGCCCGCGCTGCTGGACGTACTCGGAAGCGGTGGGGCAGGGCGGCGACGTCTGCCTCAAGTGCCGCGAGGCGCTGGCGGCGTAG